Part of the Tolypothrix sp. PCC 7910 genome, AAGGAGAAATGATAAATCCTAATGCAAGTTTAGGTGACTGGAGAGAAGGTTTTCCACCAGAACAATCATTGATGGGGAAACTGTTAGTTTCATCTTCTGCCCAAAACCAGCGAGAGATGGAATATACCTTAAACCTATTCTTGAGTACGCCAATATCCAATGAAGGTGAATCTGTGCAAACCAAGCGGATTTTAATTATTGATGACGAAGAAACCATTCAAACCGTTGTGCAATTTGGCCTCAAAATAGCGGCGGGATGGGAAGTATTCACTGCTAGTTCAGGCCTTGAAGGTATCCAGATTGCCCAAACTCAAAAACCTGATGTGATTTTGTTGGATGTGATGATGCCAAATATGGATGGTATTGCTACTTTTAAAAAACTCCAGGCTCAT contains:
- a CDS encoding response regulator, which gives rise to MQTKRILIIDDEETIQTVVQFGLKIAAGWEVFTASSGLEGIQIAQTQKPDVILLDVMMPNMDGIATFKKLQAHSETEQIPVILLTAKAQTAEKHQFNDLGVSGVITKPFNSLELPEQISRILNW